The Kocuria sp. TGY1127_2 genome includes a window with the following:
- a CDS encoding PhoX family phosphatase translates to MSNTSNNDYFRDVVRQKFDRRSMLKGFGAAAMTVGGAGLLAACGQEPASGAAGGGSTENSAGMGAKTPEGLRFEMVAPNTEDAITVPEGYVSDVVIRWGDPVVPGAPTWDLNHQSPESAAQQFGFNCDFAELIPIEGQDHRFLLVSNHEYTTPQQMFPGYDAEAPTEEQVRTEWESHGLSIVEVAGNDRDGKLEPVMGKYNRRITGTTEFRLVGPAAGSDLLKTSMDPTGTRVRGTLNNCSGSVTPWGTVLSGEENVDQYFAGGGDVDDESAKERYKRYGMEDPETARRWEDFDDRFDIRKEPNEPYRFNYIIEVDPWDPTSTPIKHTALGRFKHEAATIHVTDDGTIVAYSGDDSRFEYIYKFVSSRLIVPGNSDHARQENMRALDEGTLYAAQFSGNSEDFVEGELPEDSAYDGDGQWLKLATCTADGKVESHVDGMEGEEVLVFTRLAADHAGATKMDRPEDIQPSSKTGKVYAALTNNSYRGANRPGKDDAPTAEYAPVKENKNGMVLEVDDDHTGEQFSWNLLLVCGDPNDAETYFGGFDKSSVSPISCPDNLAFDPHGNLWISTDGNALKSNDGLFAVSLEGENRGLTKQFLTVPEGAETCGPVIQDKRVLINVQHPGEDDQATVESTTSHWPDGGTSVARPSTAVVWKKDYGRIGV, encoded by the coding sequence GTGTCCAATACCTCTAACAACGATTATTTCCGCGACGTCGTACGCCAGAAATTCGACCGTCGGTCCATGCTGAAAGGCTTCGGCGCTGCCGCGATGACGGTCGGTGGCGCCGGTCTTCTGGCTGCTTGCGGTCAAGAGCCGGCATCAGGAGCGGCCGGTGGTGGTTCCACCGAGAACTCGGCCGGGATGGGAGCGAAGACCCCGGAAGGCTTGCGTTTTGAGATGGTTGCACCCAACACAGAGGACGCCATCACGGTCCCGGAAGGATATGTGAGCGACGTCGTGATCAGATGGGGCGACCCGGTAGTCCCCGGGGCGCCCACATGGGATCTGAACCATCAATCCCCGGAGTCCGCAGCTCAACAATTCGGATTCAACTGCGATTTCGCCGAGCTTATTCCGATTGAAGGTCAGGACCATCGCTTTTTGCTGGTGAGCAATCACGAGTACACCACTCCCCAGCAGATGTTCCCCGGTTATGACGCCGAGGCCCCCACCGAAGAGCAGGTTCGAACGGAATGGGAGTCACATGGTCTGAGCATTGTCGAGGTGGCGGGCAACGACCGAGACGGCAAGCTCGAGCCGGTCATGGGTAAGTACAACCGGCGCATCACCGGGACGACCGAGTTCCGGTTAGTCGGCCCTGCGGCGGGATCGGACTTGCTCAAGACCTCGATGGACCCGACCGGTACGAGGGTCCGAGGCACTCTCAACAACTGCTCGGGCAGCGTCACCCCGTGGGGAACCGTCCTCTCGGGAGAGGAGAACGTCGACCAGTACTTTGCTGGCGGCGGCGACGTCGACGACGAGAGCGCCAAAGAACGTTACAAGCGTTACGGCATGGAAGATCCCGAAACGGCTCGCCGATGGGAGGATTTCGACGATCGATTCGACATCCGAAAAGAGCCGAATGAGCCATACCGTTTCAACTACATCATCGAAGTCGACCCTTGGGACCCCACGTCGACACCGATCAAACACACCGCCCTGGGCCGCTTCAAACACGAGGCAGCCACAATTCACGTGACCGATGACGGAACGATCGTGGCCTATTCGGGCGATGACTCCCGCTTCGAATACATTTACAAATTCGTTTCCTCCCGCCTTATCGTCCCCGGGAATTCGGATCATGCCCGGCAGGAAAACATGCGTGCCCTGGACGAGGGGACTCTGTACGCTGCGCAGTTCAGCGGAAACTCCGAGGACTTCGTAGAAGGTGAGCTTCCGGAAGACAGTGCTTACGACGGGGACGGCCAATGGCTCAAATTGGCGACTTGCACCGCCGACGGAAAAGTCGAATCGCATGTGGACGGAATGGAGGGCGAAGAAGTACTGGTCTTCACTCGCTTGGCTGCCGACCATGCGGGTGCCACTAAGATGGATCGGCCGGAGGACATTCAGCCCAGCTCCAAAACAGGCAAGGTCTACGCCGCCTTGACCAACAACTCCTACCGTGGTGCCAATCGCCCCGGCAAGGACGACGCTCCCACTGCCGAGTACGCTCCCGTCAAGGAAAACAAGAACGGCATGGTCCTGGAGGTGGACGATGACCACACGGGTGAGCAATTCTCTTGGAACCTGTTGCTGGTGTGCGGCGACCCGAATGATGCCGAAACCTATTTCGGAGGGTTCGACAAATCCAGCGTCTCGCCCATCTCCTGTCCTGACAATCTCGCCTTCGATCCGCACGGTAACTTGTGGATCTCGACAGATGGGAACGCGCTCAAATCCAATGATGGTTTGTTCGCGGTGTCCCTCGAAGGAGAAAACCGGGGGCTGACCAAACAATTCCTCACGGTCCCCGAAGGCGCCGAAACCTGCGGGCCGGTCATCCAGGACAAGCGTGTTCTGATCAACGTGCAGCATCCGGGTGAAGACGATCAAGCCACCGTCGAGTCGACGACGTCGCACTGGCCCGACGGCGGGACGTCCGTCGCGCGCCCGTCAACGGCGGTCGTGTGGAAGAAGGACTACGGCCGTATCGGAGTCTGA